CCCGCAGCCGCTGCAGATCACCGCACTGGGTGGCAGCCCGGGCGGCACCGTGGAGGCCGAGGTGGTGCGCTTCGCCGACCTGGCCGCGCTGCAGGCCGCACCGGCCGGTTCGCTGAAGGGCAAGATCGCCTTCGTCGATTACCAGATGCTGCCGTTCCGCGATGGCCGCGACTACGGCCGTGGCGGCGCGATCCGCAGCAAGGGCCCGTCCGAGGCGATCCGCAAGGGCGCGGTGGGTTTCCTGATGCGCTCGGCCGGCACCGATTCGCACCGCGTGCCGCACACCGGCATCACCCGTTTTGACGATGGCCTGACCCCCGTGCCGTCAGCCGCACTGTCGGTGCCCGATGCCGACCAGCTGGCCCGCCTGCTGGCCCGTGGCAGCACCACGGTGAAGGTGGCGCTGGACTGCGGCTGGGATGGCACGGCGACCTCGTACAACGTAATCGGCGAGATCACCGGCCGCAGTCTGCCGAAGGAAGTGGTGGTGATCGGCGGCCACCTTGATTCGTGGGACCTGGGCACCGGCGCGGTCGATGACGGCGCGGGCGTGGGCATCACCATGGCTGCTGGTCACCTGATCGGCCTGCTGAAGCAGGCACCGAAGCGCACCATCCGCGTGATCGCCTTCGCCAATGAAGAACAGGGCCTGTACGGCGGCAAGGCCTACGCCGAAGCACACGCCAAGGACGTAGCCCTGCACCAGCTGGCCGCCGAAAGCGACTTCGGTGCGGGCCGCATCTATGCCTTCAATACCGGTTCGCCGAATCCGGAAGGCTCGCGCGAAGCCACCAAGCAGATTGCCGAGGTGATGAAGCCGCTGGGCATCGAGTACCAGGCCGACAAGGGTGGCCCGGGCCCGGACGTCGGCCCGTTGGCCGCCAAGGGCGGCGCGTGGGCGTGGCTGGCGCAGGATGGTTCGGACTACTTCCACCTGCACCACACCGCCGACGACACGCTGGACAAGATCGACCCGAAGGCACTGGCACAGAACGTGGCCGCCTATGCGGTATTCGCGTATCTGGCCGCGGAAGCCGATGGCAGTTTCGGCAGCGAAGCCAAGGCGACCACGCCGCCGAACGAGTGATGCGGTAGCGCCGCAGGGTCAGAGCCCTCGCTATTGGCGAGGGTTCTGACCCCTGATCGCATTAGCCCTCCCAAACCCGCGAATTGCGTATCCCGATCGTCTGCGGCTTGAACAGTGGATCACGCTGCTTGCGTTTCTGCGCCTCGTAATCGCGCAGTGCGGCCAGGGCAGGCCTTTGTAGCAGCAGGATGGCAATGATGTTCAACCAGCTCATCATGCCCACGCCGATATCGCCCAAGGCCCAGGCCACCGTCGCAGTGTTGACTGCCGAGTAGCCTGTGGCAGCCAGGAACAGCAACTGGAAGCCGGTGATGGTCCCCCGCCCGGGACGATCCCGGGACAGGTAGCTGACATTGGTTTCGGCCATGTAGTACAGCGCCAGGATGGTGGTGAAAGCGAACGGCAGGATAGCGAGCGCGACGAACGACTTGCCGAAGCCCGGCAGCGCCGATTCCACCGCATGCTGCACGAAGCGTGGACCGGCCTCGACACCCGGCAGGCTGGCGAACAGCAGGCGCGCTTCATCGGGAACACCCTTCACGGCCGGCTCGTAGACGTTGTACAGCCCGGTGGACAGGATCAGGAAGGCCGTTGCGCTGCATACCACCATGGTGTCGATGTAGACCGAGAACGACTGCACCAGGCCCTGCTTGACCGGATGCGAGACCTCCGCTGCAGCGGCCGGATGCGCACCACTGCCCATGCCCGCCTCGTTGGATAGAACTCCGCGGCGCACGCCCCACTGGATTGCGGTACCGATCATCGCGCCGAACGCAGCATCCACACCGAAGGCACTGCGCAGCACCAGGCCGAAGACCTCGGGGACCTTGTCCACGTTGATCACCATGACCACGGCCGCGACCAGCAGATACGCCACGGCCATGATCGGCACCACCCACTCGGCTACCCGGGCGATGCGCCGCACGCCGCCGTACAGCACGGCCGCAAGTACGACCAGCAACACCGCCGTGGTGCCTGCCACAGGTATGCCCCACGCCTCGTTCACCGCGCTGGTGATGGCATTGGACTGGGTACCCGCCAGCATCGCCCCGGCCAGAACAGTAACGAGCGCGAACATCACCGCGTACCAGCGCTGGCCCAGGCCCTTTTCGATGTAGTAAGCCGGGCCGCCCCGGTACTGGCCGCTGGCGTCGCGCTCCTTGTAGATCTGCGCCAGGGTCGATTCGATGAAGGCGCTGGAAGCGCCGAGGAAGGCCACGACCCACATCCAGAAAATGGCACCCGGCCCGCCGAAGGAGATGGCCATGGCGACACCGGCAATGTTGCCAACGCCGACCCGGCTGGACAGTGACAACGACAAGGCCTGGAAGGGTGAGACGCCCGCAGAAGAGCGTTCGTGACGGAACATCAGGCGCAGCATGTCTGGCAGCGCGCGCAGCTGGATGAAGCGCGTGCGCACGCTGAAATACAGACCTGCCAGCAGGCAGAGCACGACCAGCCAGGGGCTCCAGATGATGCCCAGTACGGCATTGACGATCGATTCGATGCTCATATGCAACGCCCCTCAGAAGAACACGCCCAGGGCGACCTGGGGGCTGACGATGCGGCCGGTGTTGCGTCCATCCACGGTGAATTCCACGCCGGCGATCAAGCCCAGCGACGGACTGAAGTGGTACTCCACTGCCGGTGCCAGAGTGACGCTGCGGCTGGCCGGGCGATGCTCGTCGATGCGCTCGATGGCGCCTCCGGCGTTGCGCGCGAAGCCGCTGAGCCGCTGGCCAGTCTCGCGGCTGGCAGCCACTTCCATCACGCCCACCCAGCGCGGGTTGAAGCTGTACTCGGCCGCCACCGACAGACCCAGCACCGAACCACGCGCGATGTGCCCCTGGAAGCTGTCATCGGTGCCATACACGCTGGCGCCGGAAATGGCGGTGCGCGACGGTGCAGGCCCTGCGCTGAGCTGGGCGCGCCAGCGCATTGGCCGCTCGTTGCCCATCCACACCACCTGCTGCACGCCCAACGCAGCTGTGGTGCGCTGCACGCCATCGCCCTGCGCATCCAGCGCATTGCCGGTGATGCGATCGTGACTGCCGGTACTGAAGCGTTGCACCAGCGCCACTGAAACAGCGGGACGGGTGCCGTCCGCATTCGGTGCCTGCAGCAGGTACTGCAGGCGGGCGGTGGTATCGCCGGCGCGGAAGCCACTGCTGCGCGCGCTGCCGGATTCGGAGCGCGACGCGCTGAGGTTGACCTGGCCCATCATGCGGTCGCTGAAGCCGTACATCACCGGCATGACGACCGCCCACGCACCACTGTCCTGCGCGCTGCGCCGACGCTCGCCGTCAGCGTCGTAGTAGGCGTTGCTGTCGACGCGGACCAGATAGGGTTCGAGGAACCAGCGGCCCTGCGGCAGGCCCGCGGGATTGGGGGTGATCAACGGCCCCATGAAATTGACGTTTTCCAGGCTGCGTTCGTTGGCGCAGGCACTGGCACTGGCCAGCGCGCTGGCCAGCAGCAGGGACACGGACAGGGTGCGTTGCAGATGGGACATGACAGCCACTCCGGGACAACGAGGGTTGGAGTTCCACCCTGCGTCGCCGGGAATGGCGAACCAATAAGGAAAGTTTCAAATCACCAGCACGCCATGCGCGTTGCAAAGCGTACTAAGCTGCCGCCCAGGGTCAGAGCCCCCGCCCTGGGCGAGGGATCTGACCTCGGTCACGGGGCTCAACCGCGTCGGCTGGCCCACTGCGCCAGCAGCACCGCCGTGGCGGAGGCCACGTTCAGGCTCTCCACCGCGCCGCTGCCAGGAATCGAGACCTGCAGATCGCACTGGCTCGCCAGGCCACGGTCCATGCCCTCGCCTTCGGCGCCCATCACGTACACCAGCCGGTCCGGCAGCGACGCGCGGAACACGTCATCACCGCCCTCAACCAGCGTCGCGGCCAGGCCAAAACCGGCGCTGCGCAGCTGTGCCATCGCCTCCGCGGTCTCCGGCAACTGCACCAGCTGCACCGATTCCGCACCGCCTTCGGCCACGCGTGCGGCAGCACCGGACAGCGCCAGCGTGCTGCCTGCCGGCAGCAGCAGCGCCTTGACCCCGAAGTGCGCGGCCGAGCGCAGGATCGCGCCGAAATTGTGCGGATTGCCGACACCGTCCAGCCACAACGCCAGCGCCGGGCCTTCGCCCAGATCGGCCAGCCACTGTGCCAGCGGCACAACCGGCGCGCGCAGCACGTCGGCCACCAGGCCTTCGTGATGGGTGGTGGCAGCCAGCTTGTTCAGGTCGCCTTCCTCGACGACGCGATAGCCCACGCGGTTGGCCACGCACCACTTCAGCACCGGCTGCATGCGCGGAATCAGCGCGTCCACCAGGTACAGCTTGCGCAGCGCCTGCGGGCGCTTGGCGAACAGGGCCTGCACGGCGTTCCAGCCATACAGGCGCAGTTCGTCGTTGCCGCGCCCCGGCGGCGGCGGGGTGCCGCCCTCACGCGGAGGCAGCGGGGTGGCCCGCGGCGGTCGCGACGACGGGCGGCGGGCATTCTTCCAGGGATCATTCACTACGGGACAACTCCAGCTTGCGTTGACGCCAGAAATCGGCGTTCTTGATGCCCAGGGCATCGGGGTCGAAGATCGGATCCAGGCCGAGCTTCTTCTGACGTTCGTAATCACGCAGGGCCAGCATCGCCGGCTTCTGGATGATGAGGATGGCAATGATGTTCAGCCAGGCCATCAGGCCCACGCCGATGTCACCCAGCGCCCAGGCCAGGGTGGCATTGTGGAACGCGCCGAACACCACCATGCCGATGATGCCCAGGCGCAGCAGCAGCACGGTCAGTGGGCGCTTCTTGTTGTGGTTCACATAGCTGAGGTTGGTCTCGGCCATGTAGTAGTACGCCATGATGGTGGTGAAGGCGAAGAAGAAGATGGCGATCGAGACGAACGCCGAGCCCCAGCCCGGCAGCACCGCTTCAACGCCAGCCTGCGCGTAGCCCGCGCCTTCCGGAATGCCGGCCAGGCCCTGGAAGATCGGCGCGGCGCCGGGCACCGGCGAGTACACATTGTAGGTACCGCTGGCCAGGATCAGGAACGCGGTGGCGGTGCACACCATCATGGTGTCGAAGTAGATGGCGAAGGCCTGCACATAGCCCTGCTTGGCCGGGTGCGAGACTTCCGAGGCGGCCGCCGCATGCGGGCCCGAACCCTGGCCGGCTTCGTTGGCGTAGATGCCGCGCTTGATGCCCCACTCCACCGCCAGGCCCATCATCGCGCCGAACGCCGCGTGCGTGCCGAAGGCGCTCTTGAAGATGATGCCGAACATTTCCGGCACGCGGTCGTAGTTGATGATCATGATGACGATGGCCATCAGGATGAAACCGGCTGCCATGAACGGCACCACCACTTCAGCGAAGTTGGCGATGCGCTTGACGCCACCGAAGATCACCACGCCCAGCAGCAGGGCCACGACGATGCCGATGCCCAGCTTCAGCGCCTGCACGGACTCCATGCCGAAGGCCTGGCCATCGAGCGGACCGCACAGGGCAGTGCCGCGGCAGGCGTTGATGATGCTGTCGGCGATGGCATTGGCCTGCACGCCCGGCATCAGGAAGCCGGCAGCGATGATCGTGGCGATGGCGAAGGCCAGCGCGTACCACTTCAGGCCCATGGCCTTTTCGATGTAGTAGGCGGGGCCACCGCGGTAGCGGCCTTCGGCGTCCTTGGTCTTGTAGATCTGCGCCAGGGTGCATTCCACGTACGAGGTGGACGCGCCGAGGAAGCCCATCACCCACATCCAGAAGATCGCACCGGGGCCGCCGAAGGCGATGGCGGTAGCCACGCCGGCAATGTTGCCGATGCCCATGCGGCCCGCCATCGACATGGCCAGGGCCTGGAACGAGGACACGCCGGCGTCGGATTTCTCACCCCTGACGGTGAGGCGGCACATCTCGACGAAACCCCGGATCTGCATGAAGCGGGTGCGCAGGCTGAAGAACAGGCCGGCGGCCAGGCACATGAAGATCAGTGCCTTGCTCCAGATGATGCTGTTGATGAAATGTACGGTAGCTTCCACGCGCGCTCTCTCCAGTCGGCGGGTTGTAAGGACGTCCCGTCGGCTGGAAGGGACCGGTCGATTCTCCCTGATCGAAGGCCACTGCGGTAGCGGCAGAAGGCAGGCGGCCTCGGGAGGGCCGGAATAGCGGCGGTAGAGTCGACTGTTAGTCGACTGCCGTTGGCCCCGGTTGCAAAAGAGCCCGCGCTGCGCGCGATAGTCGACTGACAGTCGACTCTACCCCTCCCCCTCCCCGGCTGCTCAGGGAAGCTGCGTGCGTACCCGGGCGAAGCGGCGCAGGTCGTGCAGCTCGCCCCGCTTGTAGATCGCGCAGCGATCCACGCCCTCTTGCTGGAAACCGTTCTTTTCCAGTACACGTGCCGAGCCGAGGTTGAAGTCGACCACCCCGGCCTGCAGCCTGAACAGGCGCAGCTCGTCCATCACCCATGGCGCGAACAGGCCGACCACGCGGGTCATCAGGCCCTGGCCCCAGTAGGCCTGGCCCAGCCAGTAGCCGAGTTCAGCCATATGACCGCGCTCGGCGCTGCCCTGCTGCGCGCCGACGCTGCCGCAGGCCTGGCCGTCGATCTCGATGGCCAGATTCAGGGTACCGGGCGCCAGCACGCGACCGGCGAGGAAGGCCTCGCCGTCGGCACGCGTGTAGGGGTACGGGAAGCGGTCGCGCAGGCCACGGGACACGTCGGGGTCGTTGGCGTGGCGCAGCAGTGATTCGAGGTCGTCGGGGCGCCAGGGGCGAAGTTGGAAGCCGTCGCCTTGCAGGGGTGGGGTCAGAGCCCTTTCCCGTTGGGAACGGGATCCGACCCCCGATCCGACCCCGTCGGCGCGAGCGTCAGGCATGCCCACCCACCGACGGCGATTCGGCTTCCTGCTTCTCCAGTTCGCGCTTCACCGCTTCCGGCGAGCGGGTGTACGGGGCCAGTCGCGCGTAGAACGCCGGCACCACGAACAGCGACAGGAACGTCGAGAGGGTCACGCCGAAGATGATCACGATGCCGATGGTGCCACGGCTGGCCGAGCCGGGACCACCGGCCACCACCAGCGGGATCGCACCCACCACGGTGGCGATCGAGGTCATCAGGATCGGGCGCAGGCGCACCATCGCCGATTCGATGATCGCCTCGCGCACGGTGCGCCCGTCGTCGCGCAGCTGATTGGCGAATTCGACGATGAGGATGCCGTTCTTCGCCGCCAGGCCGACCAGCATGACGATGCCGATCTGGCTGAAAAGATTCACCGTGCCCCCGCTCACCCACAAGCCGACCAGCGCACCGAGCACGCCCAGCGGCACGGTCAGCATGATGGTGAGCGGGTGGATGAAGCTTTCGAACTGCGCGGCCAGCACCAGGTACACCACCAGCAGGGCCATGGCGAAGGTCAGCAGCACTGCGCCACCGGCACTCTGGTACTCGCGCGATTCGCCCTTCCAGTTCACCTGTGCGTACTGCGGCAGCTCTTCGCGGGCCACGTTCTGCGCCCAGGCAATGGCCTCGCCCAGCGGATAGCCCGGCGCCAGGCCGGCGGTGATGGTGATCGAGCGCAGGCGGTTGAAGCGGTTCAGGGTGCCCGCCTCGGCCACTTCACTGAGCGTAACCAGGTTGGACAGCGGCACCAGCTCACCGGAGGTGGCACGCACGCGGATCGCAGCCAGGTCGGCCGGGCTGGCGCGTCCATCGCGACCGGCCTGCACCAGCACGTCATACTCTTCGCCGTTGTCGACGAAGGTGGTGACGCGGCGCGAACCCATCATGGTTTCCAGCGCCGAACCGATCGCGGTGACCGGCACGCCGAGATCGGCCGCGCGCTGGCGGTCGATGTTCACCCGCATCTGCGGCCGGGTTTCCTTGTAGTCCGAATCCGGGCCGACCAGGCCGGGATTGTCGGCCATGCGCAGCAGGATGCGGTCGCGCCACTGCGCGATCTCCGCGTATTCCGGCCCGCCCAGCACGATCTGGAAGGGCTGGCCGCCACTGCGCACCAGGCCACCACCGACCTGGGTACGCACGCGCACGCCGCGCATGGTATCGAGTTCCTTCTGCAGTGCGTTGGCCACATCCGGGGTGGCCTCGCTGCGCTGGCGCCACGGCTGCAGGAAGATGCTGACGCGGCCGGTGTGCATTTCCTCGCTCGCGCCCCAACCACCCGGCACGCGCGGATTGGCACGCACGATCGGCTTGTCCGGACCGACGTGCGGGGCCAGCAGCGCTTCCACCTGCTGCACCTGCTGCACGGTGTAGTCGTAGCCGGCGCCTTCCGGGCCGTCGATCATGATCTGGAACGAACCGCGGTCTTCGGCCGGCGCCAGTTCCGACGGCAGCAGCTTCAGCAGGCCCCAGCTGGCGGCCAGCGCGGCCACCATCACCAGCAGGTAGATCCAGGTGCGGTCGACATGGTGGTCGAGCACGCGGCCGTAGCCCGAGGCCAGGCGTTCCAGATTGCGGTTGATGAAGCCATGCAGGCCGCGCGGGGCGTGTCCGGTGTGCGGCTTGAGCAGCTTGGAGGCCATCATCGGCGTCAGCGTCAGTGCCACGAACGCGGACAACGCCACCGCTGCCGCCAGCGCCACCGCCAGTTCGCGGAACAGGCGGCCGGTATTGCCTTCCAGGAAACCGACCGGCAGGAACACCGCCACCAGCACGGCGGTGGTGGCGATCACCGCGAAGGCAACCTGCGTGGTACCGCGCTTGGAGGCCACCAGTGGGGGCTCGCCCAGGTCGATGCGGCGCTGCACGTTCTCCACCACCACGATCGCATCGTCCACCACCAGGCCGATGCATAGCACCAGGGCAAGCAGGGTCAGCAGGTTGATCGAGAAGTCGAACGCATACAGTGCGATGAACGCAGCCACCAGGCAGACCGGCACGGTCACCGCTGGAATCAGTGCGGCACGGAAGCTGCCCAGGAACAGCCAGATCACCGCCAGCACCAGGATCATCGCCTCCACCAACGTGGCATAGACGCGGTCCACAGCGGCTTCGATGAAGGTGGTGTTGTCGAACGCCACGAAGATCTGCGTGCCCTTGGGCAGCGACAGCGCAACGCGTTCGGCTTCGGCACGCGCCGTGCGCGCCACGTCCAGCGAGTTGGCGGTGGAGGTCTTGACGATGCCCAGGCCGATGCCCGGCTCGCCGTTGCTGCGGTAGTACGCGCGACGCTCGGCCGAGGCCAGCTCGATCTTCGCCACGTCGCCCATGCGCACCACGTAGCCGTCGCGGCCCTTGCCCAGCGGGATGGTGGCGAAGTCTTCGGGCTTGATGTAGTTGCGCTCCACGCGCAGGGTGAAATCGCGGTCGGTCGACTCGATGCGCCCGGCAGGCAGTTCCACGTTCTCGTTGCGCAGCGCGGTTTCCACATCACCGGTGGTCAGCCCGCGTGCGGCCAGCTGGTCACGGTCCAGCCAGATGCGCATCGCATAGCGCTGGCGACCGCCAATGCGGACCTGGGCCACGCCATCGAGGCTGGAAAAACGATCGACCACATAACGGTCGGCGTAATCGCTCAGTTCCAGCGTGTCCATGGTCGAGGAGACCATGTTGAACCAGATGATCGGGTCGGCATCGCTTTCGACCTTGGCGATTTCCGGCGGCCGCGCTTCTTCCGGCATGCGGTCGGCGACACGGCTGACCGCATCGCGCACGTCATTGGCCGCCGCTTCGATATCGCGGTTGGAAGTGAACTCGATGCTGACCTGCGAGCGGCCGTTGGTGCTGCGCGCGTTGATCGTATCGATGCCTTCGATGCCGGCCAGTGCGTCTTCCAGCACCTGGGTGATGCGGCTTTCGATGACCGCCGCCGACGCGCCGGTGTAGTCCACCGACACCGACACGATCGGCGGATCAATGGCGGGCAGTTCGCGCAGGGTCAGGCGGGTGAAGGACATCACGCCCAGCACCAGCAACAGCAGGCTCATCACCACGGCGAACACCGGCCGCTGGATGGAGATGTCGGACAGCTTCATCCGCCGTGGCCCTCGGCCGCGACCGGTGCCGACGCGTCAGCCGGCTTCGCACCGCTGGCCGGTGCCGCATCCTTGGCCGCGACCTTCAGGCCCGGGCGCAGCTTGCCGGTGCCGTCGACCACGATGCGCTGGCCGGCCTCCAGGCCCTGCTTGATCTCGACCACGCCGGCACGGCGCGCACCGGTCACCACGTCCACGCGCTCGACGCTGTCGTCGTTCTTGATGCGGTACACGAAGGTATCGCGGCCGACCTGCACCACGGCGATTTCCGGCACCACCAGCGCCGGGCGCTCGGGGCGGAACAGGCGCACGTCCAGCAGCATGCCGGGGCGCAGTGCGTGGTCGCCGTTGGCGAAGTCGGCGCGCACGGTCACCGCGCGGGTGGCCGGATCGATGCGTGCGTCGATGGTGCTGACCACGCCCTCGAAGGTACGGCCCGGCCACGCCACGCTGGCGGCACTGACCTTGTCACCGACGCCCAGCGCGGCCAGTTCCACTTCCGGCACCTGGAAATCGATGTGCATGTGCTCGATGTCGTCGAGCGTGGCGATGACCGTGGTCGGGGTCACCAGCGAGCCAGGGCTGACCTGGCGGATACCGAGCACGCCGGCGAACGGTGCGCGCACACGGCGATCGCCGATGTCGGCCTGCATCTGCATCACGCGCGCCTCAGCGGCAT
This genomic window from Stenotrophomonas maltophilia contains:
- a CDS encoding efflux RND transporter periplasmic adaptor subunit; the protein is MLARIASTLALGLSLAVLAGCAGKQEAAARRQGEAVPVTAQVVQPTQWNDTLQALGTAKARESISVTAKVSEIVEKVHFESGQHIAAGAPIVTLRGQAQEAALVQAQATFHEADQLYKRQRELASQRLVSSATLDTQKSIRDAAEARVMQMQADIGDRRVRAPFAGVLGIRQVSPGSLVTPTTVIATLDDIEHMHIDFQVPEVELAALGVGDKVSAASVAWPGRTFEGVVSTIDARIDPATRAVTVRADFANGDHALRPGMLLDVRLFRPERPALVVPEIAVVQVGRDTFVYRIKNDDSVERVDVVTGARRAGVVEIKQGLEAGQRIVVDGTGKLRPGLKVAAKDAAPASGAKPADASAPVAAEGHGG
- a CDS encoding efflux RND transporter permease subunit, which produces MKLSDISIQRPVFAVVMSLLLLVLGVMSFTRLTLRELPAIDPPIVSVSVDYTGASAAVIESRITQVLEDALAGIEGIDTINARSTNGRSQVSIEFTSNRDIEAAANDVRDAVSRVADRMPEEARPPEIAKVESDADPIIWFNMVSSTMDTLELSDYADRYVVDRFSSLDGVAQVRIGGRQRYAMRIWLDRDQLAARGLTTGDVETALRNENVELPAGRIESTDRDFTLRVERNYIKPEDFATIPLGKGRDGYVVRMGDVAKIELASAERRAYYRSNGEPGIGLGIVKTSTANSLDVARTARAEAERVALSLPKGTQIFVAFDNTTFIEAAVDRVYATLVEAMILVLAVIWLFLGSFRAALIPAVTVPVCLVAAFIALYAFDFSINLLTLLALVLCIGLVVDDAIVVVENVQRRIDLGEPPLVASKRGTTQVAFAVIATTAVLVAVFLPVGFLEGNTGRLFRELAVALAAAVALSAFVALTLTPMMASKLLKPHTGHAPRGLHGFINRNLERLASGYGRVLDHHVDRTWIYLLVMVAALAASWGLLKLLPSELAPAEDRGSFQIMIDGPEGAGYDYTVQQVQQVEALLAPHVGPDKPIVRANPRVPGGWGASEEMHTGRVSIFLQPWRQRSEATPDVANALQKELDTMRGVRVRTQVGGGLVRSGGQPFQIVLGGPEYAEIAQWRDRILLRMADNPGLVGPDSDYKETRPQMRVNIDRQRAADLGVPVTAIGSALETMMGSRRVTTFVDNGEEYDVLVQAGRDGRASPADLAAIRVRATSGELVPLSNLVTLSEVAEAGTLNRFNRLRSITITAGLAPGYPLGEAIAWAQNVAREELPQYAQVNWKGESREYQSAGGAVLLTFAMALLVVYLVLAAQFESFIHPLTIMLTVPLGVLGALVGLWVSGGTVNLFSQIGIVMLVGLAAKNGILIVEFANQLRDDGRTVREAIIESAMVRLRPILMTSIATVVGAIPLVVAGGPGSASRGTIGIVIIFGVTLSTFLSLFVVPAFYARLAPYTRSPEAVKRELEKQEAESPSVGGHA
- a CDS encoding GNAT family N-acetyltransferase — protein: MPDARADGVGSGVGSRSQRERALTPPLQGDGFQLRPWRPDDLESLLRHANDPDVSRGLRDRFPYPYTRADGEAFLAGRVLAPGTLNLAIEIDGQACGSVGAQQGSAERGHMAELGYWLGQAYWGQGLMTRVVGLFAPWVMDELRLFRLQAGVVDFNLGSARVLEKNGFQQEGVDRCAIYKRGELHDLRRFARVRTQLP
- a CDS encoding TrmH family RNA methyltransferase, whose protein sequence is MNDPWKNARRPSSRPPRATPLPPREGGTPPPPGRGNDELRLYGWNAVQALFAKRPQALRKLYLVDALIPRMQPVLKWCVANRVGYRVVEEGDLNKLAATTHHEGLVADVLRAPVVPLAQWLADLGEGPALALWLDGVGNPHNFGAILRSAAHFGVKALLLPAGSTLALSGAAARVAEGGAESVQLVQLPETAEAMAQLRSAGFGLAATLVEGGDDVFRASLPDRLVYVMGAEGEGMDRGLASQCDLQVSIPGSGAVESLNVASATAVLLAQWASRRG
- a CDS encoding M28 family peptidase, translated to MRRRVLAIASSLALLAAPAFAAPHITTLPPASLATAAQLRDQALADDTGWKVVESLTTEIGPRIAGSEADARAVAWAEAKFKALGFDKVWKEPVTFPKWERRSEHAAVTGRNPQPLQITALGGSPGGTVEAEVVRFADLAALQAAPAGSLKGKIAFVDYQMLPFRDGRDYGRGGAIRSKGPSEAIRKGAVGFLMRSAGTDSHRVPHTGITRFDDGLTPVPSAALSVPDADQLARLLARGSTTVKVALDCGWDGTATSYNVIGEITGRSLPKEVVVIGGHLDSWDLGTGAVDDGAGVGITMAAGHLIGLLKQAPKRTIRVIAFANEEQGLYGGKAYAEAHAKDVALHQLAAESDFGAGRIYAFNTGSPNPEGSREATKQIAEVMKPLGIEYQADKGGPGPDVGPLAAKGGAWAWLAQDGSDYFHLHHTADDTLDKIDPKALAQNVAAYAVFAYLAAEADGSFGSEAKATTPPNE
- a CDS encoding alanine/glycine:cation symporter family protein, yielding MEATVHFINSIIWSKALIFMCLAAGLFFSLRTRFMQIRGFVEMCRLTVRGEKSDAGVSSFQALAMSMAGRMGIGNIAGVATAIAFGGPGAIFWMWVMGFLGASTSYVECTLAQIYKTKDAEGRYRGGPAYYIEKAMGLKWYALAFAIATIIAAGFLMPGVQANAIADSIINACRGTALCGPLDGQAFGMESVQALKLGIGIVVALLLGVVIFGGVKRIANFAEVVVPFMAAGFILMAIVIMIINYDRVPEMFGIIFKSAFGTHAAFGAMMGLAVEWGIKRGIYANEAGQGSGPHAAAASEVSHPAKQGYVQAFAIYFDTMMVCTATAFLILASGTYNVYSPVPGAAPIFQGLAGIPEGAGYAQAGVEAVLPGWGSAFVSIAIFFFAFTTIMAYYYMAETNLSYVNHNKKRPLTVLLLRLGIIGMVVFGAFHNATLAWALGDIGVGLMAWLNIIAILIIQKPAMLALRDYERQKKLGLDPIFDPDALGIKNADFWRQRKLELSRSE
- a CDS encoding alanine/glycine:cation symporter family protein, with the translated sequence MSIESIVNAVLGIIWSPWLVVLCLLAGLYFSVRTRFIQLRALPDMLRLMFRHERSSAGVSPFQALSLSLSSRVGVGNIAGVAMAISFGGPGAIFWMWVVAFLGASSAFIESTLAQIYKERDASGQYRGGPAYYIEKGLGQRWYAVMFALVTVLAGAMLAGTQSNAITSAVNEAWGIPVAGTTAVLLVVLAAVLYGGVRRIARVAEWVVPIMAVAYLLVAAVVMVINVDKVPEVFGLVLRSAFGVDAAFGAMIGTAIQWGVRRGVLSNEAGMGSGAHPAAAAEVSHPVKQGLVQSFSVYIDTMVVCSATAFLILSTGLYNVYEPAVKGVPDEARLLFASLPGVEAGPRFVQHAVESALPGFGKSFVALAILPFAFTTILALYYMAETNVSYLSRDRPGRGTITGFQLLFLAATGYSAVNTATVAWALGDIGVGMMSWLNIIAILLLQRPALAALRDYEAQKRKQRDPLFKPQTIGIRNSRVWEG